The region tgcttggtgatctcaaaccattcacaagaggtcccacccaaaggccaagggagccaagatgcttatgatccttgaggcaatgtgaatgcaatgttatgatgccatgagggatcttagggtcaaaattggggtcttacaactcCAAGGTTATTATCCTTCAGACTTGGGATTACTAAGGACACGATGGGGCTAGTTGCTTATAAACCAAACCTTGTATCTCGACAGTTTGGATTTAGTCAACTGCTACCCAAATCATAATACAATTGCAAGAATGATCTTTGTATGTGTACCATCAAGATGACTTAAGCGGATTATGTTGAATGTTTAAATCTACAACCCACTCAAAGCTTTGAACTCACACCCTTTAATTTTGATCCATCATTCTACTACACTCATGAGTTTGATGAATAATGGAAGGCCTACCACAAGGATCAATTTGTATATGTTTTGACGTTGATGAGTAATCTTACAGACGATTTTTATTTTCTGTATAAGAAGTTTGCCAAAGGTGTGAGTGTGAATATCAAATAAATCCAAGCCGTTTAGAAATATTTTAAAATTGTATACGATCCTAACAATCTTAGGTGCACTATTGTTGAACCAGTAAGAACTTTAAAATAAAACGCATTGAAAAATTGTCAAAATTACATTTTCCTTCTTATGTAACTTATAGATATACTTATGCTTTGTTATTTCACACACCTAAGTTTCCATCACTAACCTCTAGTGAATTTTATTTAGCATTTTGACCTCCTTTTCCAAAGTGGTTTGTTTGTGGGTCTTCACTAGAGGTTATACAAAATGAGTGTAAAAAACTCGCTAGACGAATAGTTGTGACTAAGCATGATCTATACAATTACCTGGGTCACATTCATGTTGATATAGAGAATGTCGAAATTCTATCTCCTATACATGCATGTGACACCAataaatttttttgaaatttacTTATCTTTCTCTTCATCTTTTCTAATTCTGTTGCCAAATTCCCCTGTACCTATTATCGCGAGGAAAGAGACCAGAGATGCAGCCAGCCTAGCTGTCTCCAAGAAAAGAACTAGGGAAGAGAGGGCTTCTAATTGGGGCAAGGAAACTCAAGTTTGTCCTCATGCCTACTTTAATCTTCACGCACAAATTTTAATTGATGGCTTCGCCCGTTCTAACCAACTGTCAAAAATTAGTTTGAAAGTGGGCCTCAAAGTCACCCTCTCAGACTGCTTGAAGGTTTCGACACtaaagattttgaaaagggggcTCCGTCAAAAACTCTTCTCCCGAAATACCCAAAAGGAAGAAGAATACTAAACCTCTCGTGTTTGGACTTCCCACATCTACTTTAGGCCCAACTATTTCCCTTGTGATCAAAGTAGAATCGACTAAAAAGATTTCCCAGACTGTCAAAAAGTAGATCAAGAAAGTAGTAGAAGTTGCCCCTAGTAGATGAAATGGAAAGAACTAACCCCTCGGGATACCTGTTGATGATGATGAGTCTTCAAACTAGTTTGACAAACAAAAGCTCTAACTCCTCAACCATCTCAAGTGGAGATTCTGGTGATAAGCCTATTGATGAGATTTTTCGCCAACTAAGGTCAAAGATCCTGGATAAAGACTTATTCCAAACTCTTCTTGATGATTCCATGTTCTTTTACAAAATCAAAGCCTTTCTAAAGAAACTGAACAAACCTAATGCCCCCCAAGGCTATTGTTAACTTCTTCATCAAATTTGGCCCCTTGCTAGACCAAATAACTACAAAAATTCAAAGAAAGAATGATGCGATGCTCAAGCTGAAGCCAAAGGAAGAGACTCAGTCAAGGGAATGGAACTTGTAGAAAGAGTATAATATCTGTGTTGAAGGGCTAATGGCATCGTTCAAACAAGATAACATGGAGATTGGCTCCTACGATGCTGACATCATCAAATGGGAAAACGAAATCAAAGAGCTCCAATCCAAGGTAGCCAATACTAAGGCAAGAAAGATAAAACTTAAGAATGTTAGTCGTGCCCATCTAGACGAAAAGGATTTAATTGGCCTTCAACATTTTTACAATGTCATTGCCCTTGAAGCTGAAATTACAAGCATCAGATGGTATTTTTCTGGCCGACATTCTCCTTGAGGCAGCCAAAGCTCACCTGAAGAGGAGTAAAGCTACCCTTCCTTTTTAGAAAGATTTTGTTTTACCTTTATAAACTTTATGTTTCATTATTCGGAGTTTATTTTGTACTTAAATATGACTTTTATTGTATTTCGACAATTTTGGGGGAATATCAGCATGTGATTTTAATTTGAAATATGATTTACTATTCCTCACTAATGTGTATTTCAAGCACAGTGggtttatattttttcaaatactttCCATTTTTTTGCGGGATTTGCTCTTCAAGAGATAATTCTACTATTTCGTATGTGTTGTTTATAAACACTTGCGCAATTCAAAATGATCCTTTCCATTTTGGAGACCATTTACCCATGGCTTGATCCTTTTTATCCATGGGTAAGATCACCTTCCATACTAAATCTACTAGAGCAAAGGTCTTCGTCTTGACCTTTTTATTATAACCTTTAGCCACGCGTTCTTTTTGTCTTATTAGAATGTCTAATGTAGTCAACCTTTCTTCGTCCAAATTTACGAACTCATCTAACATACATGTCACATCTTGAAAGATGCGACCTCACGAGCACATCGCACGCTTGTGGATGACTAACAAAGTCTCTACCAAATTCTATTTATTCCTAAGGAAGGGGAAAATAACGATAAAACCCTAATGAAAAAGGATAAgatggtcatcgcaaccaaatatgggttcaggagtcggttatgataagggaatgtattagcacctctcacatccattgtactcaatgtGAACCTCTTATAGTTCTAAGGTTAATGGTTTGATAAGGAAATGTTTGCAGTTATCTTATTATACTTATTGAAATATTTACAAAAAAGATATTTACAAAGGGAAAAAGGTTTTTTAATCGGTGTGCTCGTCCGGGTTTAAAAACcccatgcctacgtattctcagATGCAATGAGAAATTTAGAGCTTCTTAGTTCATAAGAAAATAAGTGTGTGTTTGTAGATTTTATAGAATATGGTTTAAGTTAGTGTCTTGTGTTTAAATGTTGGTTTGTACGCTCGCACGATGGATACATAAGCGCTAGTTTGTATTTCACGTCGAAACGACTTAACCTATCCTTTTGTGAAAAAGTTTTAAGTAAGTGCACAAGGGAAAAAATGATATTTGATGAGTTATAGTCGATTTTAGATGTTGTTTTGGATTTTGAATAATTGATCGATGTGGCATGTGCCAACGAACCAATTATTCAAGGACTTAGTAGATGTGCATCCACTCATTCATTTTATTTACAAAAAGGAATTGAATGTGTTTAATTTATAAAAATGTGTTTGATTTATGTACAAGGATATAAAGTGATAAAAACctttttttgtattttttttaatttgaatgaaaaaaataaagtatttttatattttttggtttttcttatggattaaatgaaaaaaaaaactaaaaaacaTAATCTAATAAATGAAAAAATTGTATTTTTGATTTAAGTGAAATAAAAAGgattatttttgtatttttgttaATTTACAAATAAAATACAATCTAAATGgaaattttaaataaataaattaaaataatgAAATTAGAAAAATGACTAAATAACTAAATCAAATGACTAAGTTGAAAATTAAATTgaaactaaaataaataaataaataaattaaagacaatattaaataattaaatttacTAAAAAATTAACCTAAATAACTAAATTAACTAACTTAAATGAGAATTAAATTAAATACCAAAAAGGGGGTGCACTCTGTGTTAACTACTGGCAAAAGAAAGGGTGTGTCAGTAGCATTGGGCTAGGCCCAAGGGTGCAGAAGAGAGCCCATAGGAAAAtttgaaaaaaaagaaataaaaaatagaataaaagaaaataagaaaaagaggAAAAACAAGAGCCTTCTAATCAGATTATCAAGGATGGTTAAGACCTATCGGTAGGGGTGTATGCGGGTTGGATTGGACCAGGTTTGGCCTAACCCGTTACCCAACCCGTTCAAACTTCAATGGGTTGGATTTGTCGTCCAACCCGCAATTTCATTATCAAAACTGACCCGAACCGATTCATTCATTAATGTGTTGGGTTTGGTTGAGTTCGTGAGTtgtgtttcaaataaaaaatatattttttatgattctttttgtcgattttaaaaatatataacaCAACTCAATACAATCATACTCATTTATAACATTCAAATTCATTAGAACAAAtcatataatatctaataaaatgcattaacacgacataacactttataatagtataaaattcaacAAGACACGTGATTTTCATAAAATACATAAGTTAGAAATtatacaaaagaaaataagaaacaaTATTTAATCTTGAATCACGTAAACTCATTAGTCTAGTAGTATTATTGttggaaaataatttttttggaaaaaattatggttattagtgagatattaattttatatttttatttaaaataataataaaaataataagaaattaCTAAAGTCACATCAATGGGTTGAGTCAATGGGTCTGCGGGTTGCAAAACTCAAACCCGATACCCGAACCAAAACTATATGGGTTGTTATGTGTTGGGTTGGGTATACCTATAAATGAATGGGTTTGGGTAATTTATGGGTTGGGTTGGTTTGGATCAGCGGGTTCATGGGTCGACCCGTACCCATGAACACCCTACCTATCGGGGAGCGTTGGATCAGTTGACCATCAGGGAGTCAACTGATCATGGGCCTGGATTGAGAGTTCATGGCAATAAGGGTAGGCGTGTGCGTGCATGATCAGTCAAAGTAGATTGATCTAGTGGTTCTCAACGCGACCACGTGTGGCTCATCAATGCCAAAATGTATAAAGAATAAACAGAAAAAATGGCTTGATCGAAGGATTCAGAAAAGGGAATTTTGGGAAGGACGGTTGGTTCTCTTGTTCAATTCCAAATTTAAGTTATTCCCTTGAAAGTTAAAGTCTAGATCGTCGGGTTCATTCACTATACACAAAGTGTTCCTGCATGGGGCAGTTGAGTTGAAGAGTAACGCCAATTGGGACACCTTCAAGGTCAATGGTCAAAGGTTGAAGCCTTAATACCAAGGATAGGAAACAGGCCTGGTGGAAGAGGCCTAGCTCATAGAACCATAAATTGGTCATACATCGAGCTATGGACGTAAAAAACGCTtcttgggaggcaacccaagggagaTAATAGTATTAAAATTTCAGTTGTGTGTTTTACATTCTAgtatgtttattttatttgtcaAGAGTCGTATGTTACAGAGCCaaacaaaaaaggaaaaaaaatgcAATGCAAGGGCATGataaaagaatttttttgaaaaagttcAGCTTTCTGCTCATATGCGTATGGCCTAACCCATACACGTATGAGATGCCATGTTTTTCCCTATTCTGGAAGCCCCATGTCCATACATGTATGGTCTGgcccatacgcgtatggagcTACGCATATTTTTCAAAAGTGAGGGCCTCTACCCATACGCGTATGAAATCCCCCATATGCGTATGGGAAATGTCAAGAGTCAGACCATTTCTTAAAAATTAGGTCATTTGCGTATGGCTAGGTGATGCGCGTATGCAACGGTCACCTGACAGCATACGTGTATGATACGTGATTTAGAAGTACAACTTGTTTTGAcctctgcccatacgcgtatgagaaCTGTCATACGTGTGTGGCTCTGGAAGCACGCGTATGATACACGTATGACTCGTACAGGGCACTACATATAATTTTTCTGACATTTCTCTGACATTCTCCATCCTGAGTCATACGCGTTACTATTTTCTCTGACCATTTTCTCTGAGTTTTCTCTTATTTTTCCATAGATTTCATCTGCTACAGGTCAAATCCCTCTTAATCAACAACAAATGgcaacttcttcttcttcatctcaTGACTCTAACATGTTCTTCTCTGTTGAACATGAAGAACGATACTTGTCCTTGCTAGACAGGAAAACTATTGAGGAGAGAGCCTTCAATATTCACCCTGCCCAACACCATAAGATACATGTTATCCTGAAGCAGCATAAACTGACGTATCTGAATAGTTAGATCCATCTAGTGACTAAGGAGTTGGTATTGGAGTTCTATGCAAATGCCTACCGACCCCCTTCTGAGGATGATGCTGCAGAGCCCAAATTAATCTCTTGGGTCACAGGAAAACAAATCCAGTATGACTGGAAAACGGTGAACAGGATACTAAAGATAAAGTTTAGGGAGTCGAACTGCGAGTAACAACTGATGAAGACGTCCTTTAGGATTGGTTGGCCTTACCGAGCGATATTGTATCGCTTGACACTTGACGGAAGAGATTGGAAGCCCACGTCTACCCTTATTCCCAGGAAGTTGGTTGTTATGGATCTAGATGATGTCCTCTAAAGGCGTGGACTTACTTTTTGTACCACACTCTGGACACTAACCAGAGTTGGTCAGAGCTCGTCACTAAGCGAGCTCTGGCTTTGTATTATCTGTTGAACTGAGATGTTGTGAATGTCGGTCGTATTATTTCTACTAACATGGATGAGATGATCCAGAGTCAGGCTAAGAAGTCTATAGGACATGTTATCATCCTTCTTTTGTGCAGAAAAGCAGGGGTACCAGAGTTTACTGATGGCCGCATTATGAACCTGACACTACCATTGGATGTTGGGTGGATAACAGAGCACCCTAGGAGGAAAGCACCGATTAAGGATGCTCTAGAGACACATGAGCATCCAGAAGAGCCTACTAAACCCACAAGATACCAGTCCCAATATGTCTTTGAGGGGGTTCCTCTTACTGATGAGGACTCTTTTAATGATGAGAGAAAGAATGAGAGAGAATGAAGAATAAGAATTGTTATTATTTAATGTTGTAAAACTAAATTACAAAGTATCTATTTATATACAATTAACTAGCTTGAGTACTAAGTAACTAACATAACAAACCCTAACCCTAACTTGGTCTTGGACTACACAACATGGATTACACTCTTAATATACCCCCTTATAATCCAAATTACTAATCACTAGCTAATCATAAACGATCTGAATTATTCCTAATTTCTTTTTCAAAGTTAGGAATCTGTCGATCTTCAATCCTTTGGTGAAAATGCCGGTCAACTCTACTTCACTCGAGCAATGTCTCACTTCAAGTTCACCCTGGTTTATCTCCTCCCTTAGGAAATGAAACCTAGCCTCGTTGTGCTTACTCCTTCCATGCAGAGCTGGATTCTTTGCGAGATTAATGGTAGACTTGTTGTCGATCTGCAGTACCAGATGTTTCTCCACTTCGACCTTCATCTTTTCCAACATAGATTTGATCCAAATGACTTGACACGCAGCAAAGGATCCTATTATATATTCATCGACACATGATGATAATGTTACCACTGGTTATTTTCTCGAGCACCATAAGATCGGGGCACCAAATACTTGAAATAAATAACCAATTTTGCTTCTTTTAACTtccttatctccacaccaatcaacatCTGAATAGCAAGTAATCTCAACTTCTTTGCTTTCAAAATCTCGTAAAAATAGAATTTCATGGCTTtcgatccttttaagtatctcaAGATTCTTCTTGCAACCTTCATTTgtgatacccttagttcactcatGTATTTGGTCACTAATCCGATTAAGAAACctatatcaagtcgactgttgCACATGTATCTCATAGACCCgacaatttgtttgaacaaagtgaCATCGACTTTGTCTCCCTCTCCATGCTTCTCCAGCTTCAAATTTGGTTCGACGGATGAGGATGCAGCATTCGAGTCTTCCATCCTGAAATTATTAAATATCTctttgacatactttctttgatATAGCACCATACCTTGCTTTGACATTTGAAATTTCATGCCTAGGAAGTACCACAACTTTTCCATAtccgacatttcaaattccttttTCATCAGCTATTTGAACTTCGACAAGTTCTCCAAGTTCTTTCCAGTTACTAAcaagtcatcaacatataagcatATGATCGTTATATCTTGTGCCACAAGCTGAACATAAACACCATACTCAAATTTGTAGTTGATGAATCTCAATTCAACCAAGTATGAGTCGATCTTCTTGTTTCATGCCTTAGGTGCCTAGTTGCGGCCATAAAACGCTTTGTGCAGCTTGTGTACTTTCCTTGATTCCTCCTGTATCACAACCCTAGGAGGTTGTGTGATATATACCTCTTCATCTAGATGACCATTCAAAAATGCTaatttcacatctaagtgaaatgtcgGTCAACCTTGTTTGCATGCCAAGGCTACCACTAATCGAACAGTCTTCAATATTGCTATTGGTGCATATACATCAGAGTAGTCAAGTCCTACTCTCTGAAGAAATCCTCGAGTTATTAATCTTTCCTTATGTCTTGCTATCCACCCATCGGCATTATGCTTCAACTTGAACACTCACTTCACTTTTATAGCTTTTGTATGTGTTGGCAATTTGACTAACTCCCATGTGTTTTTTCTTCTTTTGGATGTCACACCATTTCTTTGTCTCGCATTAAGGATGACAATTACACTCATCCACAACGGGTACCTATAAAAATTACCCACAACAGATCGGATAAAAAGTCTGCAAGATGGGTAAAGACACATACACGAACAATTACCCACTAAAATAAACGAATATGGGTGCAAGTACATGTTTCTTAGTACCCAACCCATCCCATAACTGCAcaatatataattatatatttttattttcattattataTCCACAAGTTAATCTAACAATTTTATTAAATACATCACTATTAAATTTCTACGTATTTTAATATAAATGTTTGTTTATTTCTAAACTGAACAATAACTTCTTCAATGTTTTTTAAATGTtgttaaaaaattaaaatgacatGATAAATTACAATTGATCAATCATTTTTTATTAGAATACAGATAAATACGTATGAGTATGGATACTTAAGTACCCATAGAATTTGGGTACGGGTACAAACGTCATTGGTGTCCACGTGGGTATGGACTCGGGTACAGAATTTTTTTTAAACTACGAGTTTAGGAACGAGTACTATAATACCGTGTCCAAACCCTTTCCATTGTCATCCCTACCTCACATTGTGAGCCTTCCCGACTCCAAAAATTAGTCTTTGTAATTGTGTAAAAGATATCTGATTTATTCGACTAGCAaaaaaatttcaagttcataaaaaatagtaaaacTCATGTTCATAAAAAGTTGAAATCACTTATCTTTTGTTCATAAATAAATCATTTCTTTCATTCATAAACATACAACATTGGTTTTCAAAGGTTCTTCAACGTCAAAATCAACTTGTAACAATATATTTTTTGTCATTACTCCCTAAGATGACATCAAAACTATTGAAGAAAAAATTGATGTGGATGCTTAATGGAAGACTAATGTAGATCACACTCACATATATCTTTGAAGAGCAAAATAAACATGATTACCGCTCCACATTCATTGGATTTTGATGCATGGTCCAAATTGGATCCTCTATAGTTGAACTTTACAATGCAGTCAACTGTAGATCGTTAAACTAAAGTAGTAAAAGTATTTTAGTCGGACTGCATGATGAAGCCGGTTGTGGAGGATTTGGGTTCTGGTCCCTTACAGCCATCACAAAAAACAATAGAATTGACATTGATATTGTAGTTAGTGTATGCCAATGTGATTAGTTATTGACAGAAAACTATGACATGAGCGACCACTTTGTACAAAATTGAAGAATATTTAAGAGGTGGAAAAGCCATAACTTATATACCTCATTTGCTTATTCCAAACAACATTTCCAAGCTATCAACATTACTTCCTTTAATTTGATCAACTATCAGAGGAGATGAAGGCTTCTTGTAATCAACAGCCAATTTCAGTCGTAAAGGCCGGCCTTTAACCTCCTAAAATACATTATACAAAGAAAGTTGTTACATAGTTGGATTGAGATGTCACAAGGTGAACAAAAGTTGCAAAACTAATAACTGAAAAAACTTGTCCGTACCACGCCGTTCATAGCATTCAAAGCAGCCTCTACATCCTCAGCAGTTTCGAATGAAACAAACCCATATCCGCGAGATTTTCCGTTGCTCCTTTCATAGATAACCTTGGCACTCAGTAAGCCTTGCTGCTTAGCAAAGGCTTGTCTAAGATCTTTGGAAGTCATATCCCAACCGAGGTTTCCGGCATAGATCACATGAGGGCTGTCTACATAACCTCTATAGTTTGAGCTCATTTGCACCCCTTTGCCTACTTTGGGTACTTCTGGAAAGTTTACCTTAATAACCCTACCTCCAACATTCTGTTCACCATCATAGCCATTTCCATTAGAATTGAGTTATGATTGTTTGTTCAATGCAGTAAACAATAGAGTTGCAATTGAACAATTTGTCGGTTTAGATTGACATATTTGAGCTTATCTACTGACTACATATCCTTAAGCTATTTCTAGATGTCCATAAGATGTTTTCAACTTCATAAGTTCTTCATGATAGCTTATGAAAACAGTCTATAGCTTATTATATTAAAAAGTTTAActttattttgatttttgttATAGAAATAGCTTATAGATAAACACTTCTGATATAAGTGCTTAATTAAGCCATTTATCCAAACAGGGCCTAATTTCTACtcaaaatgataataaagacaAGAAACATGAAATTGGCCCTAACTAATTTCAGCAACTGAGACTTACGGTGCCCTCGAACATTCGAATTGCTTCTTCAGCATCCTCCACGCTCCCCATAGTAACAAACGCAAATCCTCTGCTTCTATCCGCGATGTCATCGTACACAATCTGCATAACTCAAACCAAAcataaaaacacaacacagaaCAAAAATCACCACAACATTTCAAAACAAAAAGATCTAAAATTTAACAACAGAATGGATGAATTTGATTAAAATTTTGCAATTTCAGGGATTATTTTAAAATACTGATAGTAAAAGGACTAAAATGATAAAGTTTTATAAACCCTAATTAGGGTATTTCCTCAGTTATGAATCAAACAATAAAACAGTGATGAAAACTGAAAAGGGGTTAGGAAAGTTCCAAACCTCTACAGACACAACATTTCCAGCTTCTCCAAAGAGTTGAGCTAATTTGGAAGAAGACAGTGAAAATGGCAAGTTACCAACGAAGAGTCTCTTTGATTGCGAGAAATTTGGGTCTGGATTTTGCAGGGTTTTAGGTTCTGTTTCAGGATCATTTTCTTCTTGGGTGAGTTGGAATTGATGGAAGGAAAATGAAGGTGGGTGAAGAGGGTGGAGTTTGAGAGAAGAAGAAGGGTTGAATAATTGGGGATTTAGAAAGAGGAGTTTTGAGGATATGGTTGTTGTTTTGTGTGGGAAGTTGAGGGTGTGGGGAAGGGATGAATGGGTGAAGGAGAAGTTGAAGAGTTTGTGGTGGTAGATAGGGGAGGAAGCAGTGATTGCACCAGCCATGGATATGTACAGCAAGAATcctttttgtttttgatataGAAGTTTTTGGATAAATTTTAGGTTTGAAAAAAGACTGAAATATGAATTGATAAGGACCAAGAAAATAGTTCATATGCAGGGATGCAAATGGGAAATTCAAATCATTGTTTGTTTAAATATTTGTAATTTTGATTTCACTCTTTAGAGGTGTTGACAACGTTGGTTTTTTCtattgattttttaaaataaaataaaataaaattaatgtAGTTTGAATTTGTTCGgttaatttaaatttttaataaaaaaattatatatatatatatatatatatatatatatatatatatatatatatatatatatatatatatatattattttgtaTTTAGTCAATCGCACGTTATCAAATAAATTTATATT is a window of Lathyrus oleraceus cultivar Zhongwan6 chromosome 6, CAAS_Psat_ZW6_1.0, whole genome shotgun sequence DNA encoding:
- the LOC127093492 gene encoding RNA-binding protein CP33, chloroplastic is translated as MAGAITASSPIYHHKLFNFSFTHSSLPHTLNFPHKTTTISSKLLFLNPQLFNPSSSLKLHPLHPPSFSFHQFQLTQEENDPETEPKTLQNPDPNFSQSKRLFVGNLPFSLSSSKLAQLFGEAGNVVSVEIVYDDIADRSRGFAFVTMGSVEDAEEAIRMFEGTNVGGRVIKVNFPEVPKVGKGVQMSSNYRGYVDSPHVIYAGNLGWDMTSKDLRQAFAKQQGLLSAKVIYERSNGKSRGYGFVSFETAEDVEAALNAMNGVEVKGRPLRLKLAVDYKKPSSPLIVDQIKGSNVDSLEMLFGISK